A genomic window from Flavobacterium phycosphaerae includes:
- a CDS encoding sulfate adenylyltransferase subunit 1, which yields MIIDTNQLLRFTTAGSVDDGKSTLIGRLLYDSKSIFEDQLEAIETTSKRKGHAGVDLALFTDGLRDEREQGITIDVAYRYFTTPKRKFIIADTPGHIQYTRNMVTGASTANAAIVLIDARHGVIEQTKRHAFIASLLQIPHIIVCVNKMDLVDYSETVFNTIVNQFEEFSSKLNIKDIRFIPISALDGDNVVNRSENMDWYQDSPLLHLLETLHISSDINKIDARFPVQTVLRPQSEGFIDYRGYAGRIAGGIYRVGDSITVLPSGFVSKIKSINAGDKEVEEAFAPMSVSITLEDDIDVGRGDMLVKTNNQPEMQQEFDVMLCWFNNGSARPNAKYTIMHTSNEQKAIIKNVVYKIDINSYHRLEEDKELKMNDIARVTIRCTQRLMLDSYRENRITGSIILIDDATNETVAAGMIV from the coding sequence ATGATTATAGATACTAACCAATTATTGCGCTTTACCACAGCCGGGAGTGTTGACGACGGAAAAAGCACACTGATAGGACGATTGTTATATGATTCAAAATCTATTTTTGAAGACCAGTTAGAAGCCATTGAAACCACCAGTAAACGTAAAGGTCATGCTGGGGTAGACTTGGCGTTGTTTACTGACGGACTTCGCGATGAGCGTGAGCAAGGAATTACCATTGATGTAGCGTACCGTTATTTCACTACACCCAAACGTAAATTCATCATTGCCGATACACCGGGACACATTCAGTATACCCGTAATATGGTTACCGGAGCTTCAACAGCCAATGCCGCTATTGTCTTGATTGACGCCCGTCATGGTGTGATTGAACAAACCAAAAGACACGCTTTTATAGCTTCATTATTGCAAATTCCACACATCATTGTTTGTGTAAACAAAATGGATTTGGTGGATTATTCGGAAACTGTTTTTAACACTATCGTTAACCAGTTTGAAGAGTTTTCATCAAAATTAAATATAAAAGATATTCGCTTTATTCCGATTAGTGCTTTGGATGGTGACAATGTGGTCAACCGTTCTGAAAATATGGATTGGTATCAGGATTCTCCTTTATTGCATTTACTGGAAACCCTACACATCAGTAGTGATATCAATAAAATTGACGCTCGTTTTCCGGTGCAAACCGTATTGCGTCCACAAAGCGAAGGCTTTATCGATTACCGCGGGTATGCCGGTAGAATTGCCGGTGGAATTTACCGAGTAGGTGATTCAATTACTGTTTTACCTTCGGGCTTTGTTTCTAAAATTAAATCGATTAATGCCGGAGATAAAGAAGTTGAAGAAGCTTTTGCTCCAATGTCGGTTTCCATAACTTTAGAAGATGATATTGATGTAGGTAGAGGCGATATGCTGGTAAAAACCAACAACCAACCGGAAATGCAACAAGAGTTTGATGTAATGTTGTGTTGGTTCAATAACGGTTCAGCCCGCCCGAATGCCAAGTATACCATTATGCATACGAGTAACGAACAAAAAGCTATCATTAAAAATGTAGTGTATAAAATTGATATCAATTCCTATCACCGATTAGAAGAGGATAAAGAATTGAAAATGAATGATATTGCCCGAGTGACTATTCGTTGTACCCAGCGATTGATGTTGGATTCTTATCGTGAAAACAGAATCACCGGAAGTATTATCCTTATTGATGATGCTACCAATGAAACCGTAGCCGCCGGAATGATTGTTTAG
- the cysD gene encoding sulfate adenylyltransferase subunit CysD: protein MSKFYLNYLDELESEAIFILREVWAQFQNPVILFSGGKDSIVVAHLAKKAFYPSKIPFALMHIDTGHNFPETIQFRDDLIAELGATLLVGSVQESIDTGRVLEERGKNANRNALQTTTLLDAIESHKIDCAIGGGRRDEEKARAKERFFSHRDDFGQWDPKNQRPELWNLLNGKYFEGEHFRAFPISNWTEMDVWNYIKRENIAIPSLYFAHEREVLWRNNSWIPKSEYLILDGTEEIHTKKIRFRTLGDITITGGIESDADTLEKIVAEVASLRHTERGNRADDKRSESAMEDRKREGYF from the coding sequence ATGAGTAAATTTTATTTAAATTATTTAGACGAGTTAGAGTCAGAAGCCATCTTCATTTTACGTGAAGTATGGGCGCAATTTCAAAATCCCGTAATCCTTTTTTCGGGAGGAAAAGATTCTATAGTAGTGGCACATTTAGCCAAAAAAGCCTTCTATCCGTCTAAAATTCCGTTTGCCTTAATGCACATTGATACCGGACACAATTTCCCGGAAACGATACAATTCAGAGATGATTTGATTGCCGAATTGGGCGCTACTTTATTGGTAGGTTCGGTTCAGGAATCTATTGATACCGGTAGAGTTTTAGAAGAAAGAGGGAAAAATGCCAATAGAAACGCATTGCAAACCACCACACTTTTAGATGCTATCGAAAGTCATAAAATTGATTGCGCTATTGGAGGTGGACGTCGTGATGAAGAAAAAGCCAGAGCCAAAGAACGTTTCTTTTCGCACAGAGATGATTTTGGTCAATGGGATCCTAAAAACCAAAGACCGGAATTGTGGAATTTATTGAACGGAAAATATTTTGAAGGCGAACACTTCAGAGCATTCCCAATCAGTAACTGGACAGAGATGGACGTTTGGAACTACATTAAAAGAGAGAATATTGCGATTCCTTCGTTGTATTTCGCTCACGAAAGAGAAGTGCTTTGGAGAAATAATTCTTGGATTCCAAAATCAGAATACTTAATCCTTGATGGGACAGAAGAAATTCATACTAAGAAAATCCGCTTCAGAACTTTGGGCGATATCACCATTACCGGTGGTATAGAATCTGATGCGGATACTTTGGAAAAAATCGTTGCCGAAGTGGCTTCTTTGCGTCATACCGAAAGAGGAAACAGAGCCGATGATAAACGCTCAGAATCAGCCATGGAAGATCGAAAAAGAGAAGGGTATTTCTAA
- the cysC gene encoding adenylyl-sulfate kinase, with translation MSNNITQQNYSVTRESRNQLNQHPSMVLWFTGLSGSGKSTIAEAVEQALFQLNLRTYTLDGDNLRGGINAGLGFTESDRNENLRRTAEIAKLFVDAGMITVAAFVSPLEKDRKMVKEIIGEKDFIEIFVDTSLEECERRDVKGLYQKARKGLIPNFTGIDAPYEKPTNPAIWIKTETDSIPDAVEKVITFVKHKIETYSNE, from the coding sequence ATGAGTAATAACATTACACAACAAAACTATTCGGTTACCCGCGAATCCAGAAATCAGTTAAACCAACACCCTTCTATGGTACTTTGGTTTACCGGACTTTCAGGTTCGGGGAAATCTACTATAGCCGAAGCAGTAGAACAGGCTCTTTTTCAACTAAATTTAAGAACCTACACCTTGGATGGCGATAATCTGAGAGGTGGTATAAATGCCGGATTAGGTTTTACGGAATCTGATCGAAATGAAAACCTGCGCCGTACAGCCGAAATCGCTAAACTTTTTGTCGATGCCGGAATGATAACCGTAGCCGCTTTTGTATCCCCTTTGGAAAAAGACAGAAAAATGGTGAAAGAAATCATTGGCGAAAAAGATTTTATTGAAATTTTTGTTGATACCAGTTTAGAAGAATGTGAACGTAGAGACGTCAAAGGATTGTATCAAAAAGCCCGAAAAGGTCTGATTCCCAACTTCACAGGTATTGATGCCCCGTACGAGAAACCAACTAATCCTGCCATTTGGATTAAAACAGAAACCGACAGCATCCCCGATGCCGTAGAAAAAGTTATTACTTTTGTCAAGCATAAAATAGAAACATACAGCAATGAGTAA
- a CDS encoding DUF2061 domain-containing protein — MIDKSHKRHIAKAITWRVIGTIDTMLLAWFISGNPMIGFKIGMTEFATKFILYYLHERVWYKINLSKEGILRESKKRHFAKTVTWRLVGSMDTMMVAWFISGNPFIGLKVGLAEVSTKMILYYIHERVWYRSKFGLPKVEPITVEEPIVEPIKAANE, encoded by the coding sequence ATGATTGATAAATCACACAAGCGCCATATTGCCAAAGCCATTACTTGGCGTGTTATTGGTACGATAGATACCATGCTGTTGGCGTGGTTCATTTCGGGGAATCCTATGATTGGGTTTAAGATTGGGATGACTGAGTTTGCCACTAAATTCATTTTGTATTATTTGCACGAAAGAGTTTGGTACAAAATCAATTTGTCTAAAGAAGGTATTTTAAGAGAAAGCAAAAAGCGCCATTTTGCTAAAACAGTCACTTGGCGTTTGGTGGGTTCTATGGATACTATGATGGTAGCCTGGTTTATTTCCGGCAATCCGTTTATTGGTTTGAAAGTTGGCTTGGCCGAAGTTAGTACCAAAATGATTTTGTATTATATTCACGAACGCGTTTGGTATCGCAGTAAATTTGGGTTGCCAAAAGTAGAGCCTATAACCGTTGAAGAACCTATAGTTGAACCTATAAAAGCAGCCAATGAGTAA
- the cysQ gene encoding 3'(2'),5'-bisphosphate nucleotidase CysQ, whose translation MTNSSVNSLWIETAIDAALEAGAVIMKIYTNEIEVVFKEDESPLTVADQQANTCIEAKLKPFGIPIISEETKQLPYDVRKNWNTCWIVDPLDGTKEFIKKNDEFTVNIALVENGKPKFGVIFAPALNELYYGLVDEKKAFKFITTADTTAADIIKNSQNIAPKKDENELRVVGSRSHMNEETTTFMTQLEQQSGKKVAIISKGSSLKLCLVAEGTADVYPRFAPTMEWDIAAGHAICNAAGLKVLQQNSTTELQYNKENLLNPYFSITND comes from the coding sequence ATGACAAATTCATCTGTAAATTCACTTTGGATTGAAACAGCAATCGACGCGGCATTAGAAGCCGGTGCGGTTATCATGAAAATTTATACCAATGAAATCGAAGTGGTTTTCAAAGAAGATGAATCCCCTTTAACCGTGGCCGATCAACAGGCCAATACTTGTATTGAAGCTAAACTAAAACCTTTCGGAATACCGATTATCAGTGAAGAAACCAAGCAACTTCCGTATGATGTACGTAAAAACTGGAATACCTGCTGGATAGTTGATCCACTTGATGGAACCAAAGAATTTATCAAAAAGAACGATGAGTTTACCGTTAATATAGCTTTAGTCGAAAACGGGAAGCCTAAATTCGGCGTCATCTTTGCTCCGGCACTAAACGAATTATATTATGGTTTAGTAGATGAAAAAAAAGCCTTTAAATTCATAACAACAGCCGATACTACAGCAGCTGATATTATCAAGAATAGTCAAAATATTGCCCCGAAAAAAGATGAAAATGAACTGCGTGTAGTGGGAAGTCGCTCGCACATGAATGAGGAAACAACCACTTTTATGACGCAATTGGAACAACAATCGGGTAAAAAAGTAGCCATTATTTCAAAAGGGAGTTCCTTAAAATTATGCTTGGTTGCCGAAGGTACCGCAGATGTTTATCCGAGATTTGCTCCCACTATGGAATGGGACATAGCGGCCGGTCATGCCATTTGCAATGCCGCCGGATTAAAAGTACTGCAACAAAATTCAACTACTGAATTACAATACAACAAAGAAAATTTATTAAACCCTTATTTCTCGATAACCAATGATTGA
- the rfbB gene encoding dTDP-glucose 4,6-dehydratase, with protein sequence MGKKILITGGAGFIGSHVVRRFVTKYPSYHIFNLDALTYAGNLENIADIEDSANYTFVKGDITDADFINDLFQKYQFEGVLHLAAESHVDRSITDPLAFVKTNVIGTMNLLNAAKTIWKDNFEGKRFYHISTDEVYGSLGATGLFTETTPYDPNSPYSASKASSDHFVRAYGETYGLPYVITNCSNNYGPNHFPEKLIPLFINNIINNKPLPVYGDGKYTRDWLFVEDHAVAIDLVFHEGKNHETYNIGGFNEWQNIDLVKLLCQQMDKKLGRSEGESAQLITYVKDRPGHDLRYAIDASKINKELGWKPSVTFEQGLEKTIDWYLANEVWLKNVTSGEYQNYYDKQYH encoded by the coding sequence GTGGGTAAAAAGATATTAATTACAGGAGGTGCCGGATTCATTGGTTCACATGTTGTCAGACGTTTTGTGACTAAGTACCCGTCGTATCATATTTTTAATCTTGATGCACTGACTTATGCCGGAAACCTTGAAAATATTGCCGATATTGAAGATTCGGCTAATTATACTTTTGTAAAAGGCGATATCACGGATGCTGATTTTATCAATGACTTATTTCAAAAATATCAGTTTGAAGGCGTATTGCACTTAGCTGCTGAATCGCATGTTGATCGTTCCATTACTGATCCGTTGGCATTTGTAAAAACCAATGTTATAGGAACAATGAATCTGCTCAATGCCGCTAAAACCATTTGGAAAGATAATTTTGAAGGAAAACGATTCTATCATATATCAACCGATGAGGTTTACGGAAGTTTAGGCGCAACAGGATTATTTACCGAAACCACTCCTTACGACCCGAATTCCCCGTACTCTGCCTCAAAAGCCAGTTCGGATCATTTTGTGCGTGCCTATGGAGAAACTTATGGTTTACCTTATGTAATTACCAATTGTTCCAATAATTACGGGCCAAATCACTTTCCGGAGAAATTGATTCCGCTTTTCATTAATAATATTATCAATAACAAACCTTTGCCGGTTTATGGCGATGGAAAATATACTCGCGATTGGCTTTTTGTAGAGGATCACGCAGTAGCGATTGATTTAGTTTTTCATGAAGGTAAAAATCATGAAACCTACAATATTGGTGGCTTCAATGAATGGCAAAATATTGACTTAGTTAAATTGCTTTGCCAACAAATGGATAAGAAATTAGGCCGTTCCGAAGGAGAATCAGCCCAATTGATTACCTATGTGAAAGACCGTCCGGGACATGATTTGCGTTACGCCATCGATGCTTCAAAAATAAATAAAGAACTGGGATGGAAACCTTCCGTAACTTTTGAACAAGGATTGGAAAAAACTATAGACTGGTATTTAGCCAATGAAGTTTGGTTGAAAAATGTGACTTCGGGCGAGTACCAAAACTATTACGACAAACAATATCATTAA
- a CDS encoding nucleotide sugar dehydrogenase: protein MDSKIAIIGLGYVGLPLARLFATQYSVIGFDINQNRIAELNSGKDATLEIDEQTLKAVLVNIPSTTKGLFCSYNLDDIKDCNYYIVTVPTPVDKNNRPDLTPLYKSSETVGKVLKKGDIVIYESTVYPGVTEEECIPVLEKISGLKFNVDFFAGYSPERINPGDKEHTVEKILKVTSGSTPEIGQKVNNLYKSVITAGTHLAPSIKVAEAAKVIENSQRDINIAFVNELAKIFNLLEIDTHAVLEAAGTKWNFLPFKPGLVGGHCIGVDPYYLAQKAQEKGYHPEIILAGRRLNDSMGEYVASQVVKLMIKKGIAINGAKLLMLGFTFKENCPDVRNTKIVDVVTALTDYGMEVTIFDPWAKPEEVWHEYNLKTTNQLPNDTYDALVLGVSHKEFETLDFSKLKKANSVLFDVKGVLKEKADGKL from the coding sequence ATGGATTCAAAAATTGCAATAATAGGACTGGGATATGTTGGTTTACCACTGGCACGCTTGTTTGCTACCCAATATTCAGTCATTGGATTTGATATCAACCAAAACAGAATAGCAGAATTAAATTCAGGCAAAGATGCCACCCTCGAAATTGATGAGCAAACCTTAAAAGCGGTTTTAGTAAATATACCATCAACTACCAAAGGACTTTTTTGCAGCTATAATTTAGACGATATAAAAGACTGTAATTACTACATAGTAACTGTTCCGACACCGGTAGATAAAAATAACCGTCCCGATTTGACACCACTGTATAAATCAAGCGAAACGGTTGGAAAGGTGTTGAAAAAAGGCGATATCGTAATCTATGAATCTACTGTTTATCCCGGAGTTACCGAGGAAGAATGTATTCCGGTTTTAGAAAAAATAAGCGGATTGAAATTCAATGTAGATTTTTTTGCAGGCTACTCGCCGGAACGAATCAATCCGGGAGATAAAGAACATACCGTCGAAAAAATACTAAAAGTCACTTCCGGATCAACGCCGGAAATCGGACAGAAAGTGAATAATTTATACAAATCGGTTATCACAGCCGGAACCCATTTAGCACCAAGCATCAAAGTTGCCGAAGCGGCCAAAGTAATCGAAAATTCTCAGCGTGATATCAATATCGCTTTTGTAAATGAATTGGCTAAAATTTTCAATTTATTAGAAATTGATACGCATGCCGTTTTAGAAGCAGCCGGAACCAAATGGAATTTTCTTCCCTTTAAACCGGGCTTGGTTGGTGGACATTGTATAGGAGTTGATCCGTACTATCTGGCGCAAAAAGCTCAGGAAAAAGGATATCATCCCGAAATTATTTTAGCCGGAAGACGATTAAATGACAGCATGGGCGAATATGTGGCTTCACAAGTGGTCAAGCTGATGATTAAAAAAGGGATTGCCATTAACGGAGCCAAATTATTGATGTTGGGCTTTACGTTCAAAGAAAATTGTCCCGATGTTCGCAATACCAAAATTGTAGATGTAGTAACAGCTTTGACCGATTACGGTATGGAAGTTACCATTTTTGATCCTTGGGCCAAACCGGAAGAAGTATGGCACGAGTACAACCTTAAAACCACTAATCAATTGCCTAATGATACGTATGACGCATTGGTATTAGGGGTGTCCCATAAAGAATTTGAAACGCTCGATTTTTCAAAGTTGAAAAAAGCCAACAGCGTCTTATTTGATGTAAAAGGAGTTTTAAAAGAAAAAGCAGACGGAAAATTATAA
- a CDS encoding UDP-glucose 6-dehydrogenase, whose product MKITNICCIGAGYVGGPTMAVIAEKCPHIKVTVVDLNEKRIAAWNDKDINNIPIYEPGLNEIVASARGRNLFFSTDVDKAIDEAQLIFISVNTPTKTYGTGKGMAADLKHIELCARQIARVAKNDKIIVEKSTLPVRTAEAIKSILDNTGNRVQFQILSNPEFLAEGTAVADLLNPDRVLIGGETNQEGQKAIEALVEVYSNWVPKDRILKTNVWSSELSKLTANAFLAQRVSSINAISELCEKTEANVNEVAKAIGMDSRIGSKFLKASVGFGGSCFQKDILNLVYISKAFGLNEVANYWEQVIIMNDHQKKRFSQNIVQTLYNTVSGKKITFLGWAFKKDTNDTRESAAIYVADDLINEQASIALYDPKVSHQQVLSDLDYLDTRKSADNEKYIKTFNNAYVASQNAHAIAILTEWDEFKEYDWQKIYDNMLKPAFIFDGRNLLDANKMREIGFVYQSIGSK is encoded by the coding sequence ATGAAGATTACAAACATTTGTTGTATCGGTGCCGGTTATGTTGGAGGACCAACGATGGCAGTTATAGCTGAAAAATGCCCTCATATTAAAGTCACGGTGGTTGATTTAAATGAAAAAAGAATCGCGGCTTGGAATGATAAAGACATTAATAATATCCCTATTTATGAACCGGGTTTAAATGAAATTGTAGCTTCAGCTCGAGGTAGAAACTTGTTTTTTTCTACTGATGTTGATAAAGCTATTGATGAAGCTCAATTAATCTTCATCTCCGTTAACACACCAACAAAAACTTACGGTACCGGAAAAGGAATGGCGGCTGATTTAAAACACATAGAATTATGTGCGCGTCAAATCGCCAGAGTGGCCAAAAATGATAAAATCATTGTTGAAAAATCAACTTTGCCCGTTAGAACAGCTGAAGCCATAAAAAGCATTTTAGACAATACCGGAAACAGAGTGCAATTTCAAATTTTATCCAACCCTGAATTTTTAGCCGAAGGTACCGCTGTAGCTGATTTATTAAATCCGGACCGAGTACTTATTGGTGGCGAAACCAATCAGGAAGGTCAAAAAGCCATTGAGGCTTTGGTAGAAGTATATTCTAATTGGGTGCCTAAAGACCGCATTTTAAAAACCAATGTTTGGTCTTCTGAATTATCAAAACTAACTGCCAATGCTTTTTTAGCACAAAGAGTTTCTTCTATCAATGCTATTTCTGAATTGTGTGAAAAAACAGAAGCTAATGTAAATGAAGTAGCCAAAGCTATAGGAATGGACAGCCGTATCGGTTCTAAATTTTTAAAAGCTTCAGTTGGATTTGGCGGTTCTTGTTTCCAAAAAGATATCTTGAATTTGGTATACATCTCCAAAGCTTTCGGTTTAAATGAAGTTGCTAATTATTGGGAACAGGTTATCATTATGAATGATCACCAAAAAAAGCGTTTCTCTCAAAATATTGTCCAAACTCTTTACAATACAGTTTCCGGAAAAAAAATTACCTTTTTAGGATGGGCTTTCAAAAAAGATACCAATGATACTCGCGAATCAGCCGCTATATATGTGGCAGATGATTTGATAAACGAACAAGCTTCCATTGCTTTATATGACCCAAAAGTTTCTCATCAACAGGTGTTGTCTGATTTGGATTACCTTGACACAAGAAAATCTGCTGATAACGAAAAATATATAAAAACGTTCAACAACGCTTACGTAGCTAGCCAAAATGCACATGCCATAGCTATTTTGACAGAATGGGATGAGTTTAAAGAATACGATTGGCAAAAAATTTATGACAATATGCTGAAACCGGCTTTTATATTCGACGGTAGAAACTTATTAGACGCCAATAAAATGAGAGAAATCGGGTTTGTTTACCAATCAATTGGTTCTAAATAA
- a CDS encoding SDR family oxidoreductase, whose translation MTNNNTSILITGGAGFIGSNLCDYFLAKAYKVTCLDNFATGHRHNIEAFFSNPNFTLLEGDIRDPQTCAKAVKNIDYVLHQAALGSVPRSIQDPFTTNEVNITGFMNMLIASRDAGVKRFIYAASSSTYGDSENLPKVEDIIGKPLSPYAITKYVNELYAEIFSKTYGMETIGLRYFNVFGRRQDPNGAYAAVIPKFVMQLMQHESPVINGDGNYSRDFTYIDNVIQMNELAMISDNPAAVNTVYNTAFGDRTTLNEMVSYLKTYLSEFDSEIAEIPVIHGPNRAGDIPHSLASIEKAKKLLNYNPKFPFQDGLKEAVKWYWENLK comes from the coding sequence ATGACAAACAATAATACATCCATACTCATTACGGGTGGAGCTGGTTTTATTGGTTCTAATCTCTGTGACTATTTTTTAGCCAAAGCCTACAAAGTGACCTGTCTGGATAATTTTGCTACAGGGCATCGTCATAATATTGAAGCCTTTTTTTCAAACCCTAACTTTACTTTACTGGAAGGTGACATTCGGGATCCGCAAACTTGTGCCAAAGCAGTTAAAAATATAGACTATGTACTACATCAGGCAGCCTTGGGTTCGGTGCCGCGTTCTATACAAGATCCGTTTACAACCAATGAAGTAAACATTACAGGATTCATGAACATGTTGATTGCCTCCCGTGATGCCGGTGTAAAACGATTCATTTATGCTGCCAGTTCATCAACTTACGGGGATTCGGAAAATTTACCAAAAGTAGAAGACATCATAGGAAAACCACTTTCGCCCTATGCCATTACTAAATATGTAAACGAATTATACGCCGAGATATTCAGTAAAACCTATGGGATGGAAACTATCGGGTTGCGCTATTTTAACGTTTTTGGAAGACGTCAAGATCCTAACGGAGCATATGCTGCCGTGATTCCTAAATTTGTTATGCAGTTAATGCAACACGAAAGTCCGGTGATCAATGGCGATGGCAATTATTCAAGAGACTTCACTTATATTGATAATGTGATTCAAATGAATGAATTGGCTATGATTTCAGACAATCCGGCAGCAGTTAATACGGTTTATAATACCGCTTTTGGCGACAGAACCACACTGAATGAAATGGTAAGTTATTTAAAGACCTATCTTTCCGAATTTGATTCAGAAATTGCCGAAATACCCGTGATACATGGGCCAAATAGAGCTGGAGATATTCCACATTCGTTGGCTAGCATAGAAAAAGCAAAAAAATTACTTAATTATAATCCCAAATTCCCATTTCAAGATGGTTTGAAAGAAGCGGTAAAATGGTATTGGGAAAATTTGAAATAA